One genomic segment of Erythrolamprus reginae isolate rEryReg1 chromosome 2, rEryReg1.hap1, whole genome shotgun sequence includes these proteins:
- the LOC139159708 gene encoding zinc finger protein ZFP2-like: MEARESPGEGAAAALQEGSDGESGEGSGGRSGLPEWLRISQAERCGFLEAEGPRALCSRLYRLCRAWLQPKLSSKAEMLDLVVLDQLLARLPPELSGWLRECRAESCAQAVALAEGCLVGPSAAPEPGKRRQQPFIEISAELQGRGDLSNDSEELPFRRIQLGPPCQASDPFEEVAVNFTEEEWALLDSSQKALCREVMQEVAMNMAALGNGDTVENARVFKVQRAVFPKSHPFSFTLPKMQDSKYKPQSFVNYDKDLSPKKKMKLCMKCGKSFSRKCNHCNQKIPVGESPYKCIECGKAFNTITNLTRHQRTHTGERPYNCTECEKSFFWKGEIISHKKTHTGERPYKCMECGKCFTRKQYLTDHERTHTGEKPYKCTKCGSDFCTRRNMIYHQLIHTNEKTDSCLEFGKRSTESSDITFPEMINIEEGSYKCLECEKSFMDEWHLTFHLKMHMAERPYKCIECGKTFCQNSELTRHKRTHTGDRPYKCIECGKSFYRNFELTCHKRTHTGERPYKCIQCGKAFTVKSYLISHERIHTGEKPFQCSECGKGFAQKGAAKLHERIHRAETV; encoded by the exons ATGGAGGCTCGAGAGTCACCGGGGGAGGGAGCAGCAGCGGCCCTTCAGGAGGGGAGCGACGGGGAATCTGGCGAGGGAAGCGGCGGCCGGAGTGGCCTTCCCGAGTGGCTCCGCATTTCTCAGGCTGAGCGCTGCGGCTTCCTGGAGGCCGAGGGACCCCGGGCGCTTTGCAGCCGCCTATACCGACTGTGCCGGGCGTGGCTGCAGCCTAAACTGAGCAGCAAAGCcgagatgctggacctggtggtgCTGGATCAGCTGCTGGCCCGACTGCCCCCGGAGCTGTCGGGCTGGCTGAGGGAGTGCAGGGCGGagagctgcgcccaggcggtggccctggccgaaggctGCCTGGTCGGCCCCTCAGCCGCCCCGGAGCCCGGAAAGCGGCGGCAG CAGCCATTCATTGAGATTTCAGCAGAGCTCCAGGGAAGGGGAGATCTGTCCAATGATTCTGAAGAGCTTCCTTTCAGGAGGATCCAACTGGGACCACCTTGCCAG gCTTCTGATCCCTTTGAGGAGGTGGCTGTGAACTTCACAGAGGAGGAGTGGGCACTGCTGGATTCTAGCCAGAAGGCCTTGTGCAGGGAAGTCATGCAGGAAGTTGCTATGAATATGGCCGCTCTGG GTAATGGTGATACAGTGGAGAATGCAAGGGTATTTAAAGTGCAAAGGGCAGTGTTTCCAAAGAGCCATCCCTTCTCGTTTACTTTACCTAAAATGCAGGATAGTAAATATAAACCGCAAAGTTTTGTAAACTATGATAAGGATTTAAGtccaaagaaaaagatgaaactaTGCAtgaagtgtggaaagagcttcagtagAAAATGTAATCATTGCAATCAGAAGATCCCCGTTGGTGAGAGTCCATACaaatgcatagagtgtggaaAAGCCTTTAATACAATCACTAATCTAACTCGCCATCAGAGGacccacactggggagagacctTATAATTGCACTGAGTGTGAAAAAAGCTTTTTTTGGAAGGGAGAAATTATTAGTCATAAGAAGacccacactggggagagaccttataaatgcatggaatgtggaaagtgcTTCACTCGAAAACAATATCTCACTGATCATGAAAgaacccacacaggggagaagccatataaatgcacaaAGTGTGGAAGCGACTTCTGTACAAGGCGTAACATGATTTACCATCAGTTGATCCATACAAATGAAAAAACAGATAGTTGTTTGGAGTTTGGAAAAAGATCCACTGAGAGTAGTGATATTACCTTCCCTGAAATGATTAACATAGAGGAAGGATcatataaatgcctggagtgtgaaAAGAGCTTTATGGACGAATGGCACCTAACTTTCCACCTAAAGATGCACATGGCTGaaagaccatataaatgcatagagtgtggGAAAACCTTTTGCCAGAACTCGGAACTTACTCGTCATAAGAGAACCCACACTGGAGacagaccatataaatgcatagagtgtgggaaaagtttttaTCGGAATTTCGAACTTACTTGTCATAAGAGAACCCACACTGGGGAGAGGCCATATAAATGCATACAGTGTGGAAAAGCATTTACTGTGAAAAGCTATCTTATCAGTCATGAAAGAatccatacaggagagaaaccatttcaatGTTCAGAATGTGGAAAGGGTTTTGCTCAGAAAGGAGCTGCTAAATTGCATGAGAGAATCCACAGGGCAGAGACGGTATAA